In one window of Nocardiopsis aegyptia DNA:
- a CDS encoding nucleoside hydrolase — MRVFVDCDPGIDDAVALAYLAARDEVEIVGVGAVFGNNSVDVTADNALRLLDLYGRPGVPVAVGAGRPLVQEPRLAEHVHGGNGLGDVELPAPSGKPVRESAAELLVNLVRAAPGEIDVLAVGPLTNLAIAIGLEPELPRLVRRLVVMGGAVRAPGNVSSHAEANINNDPEAAEAVFAAGFDLDLVALDITMETVATPEWLAALKEVPGERAERTSAFLDFYSDFYAGLFGVRQCAMHDPLAAAVLVDPHLVTGAYETPLRVELSGGLTRGMTVADLRPRPARDERRPARVITGVAEEEFLGRMLDALR; from the coding sequence ATGCGCGTGTTCGTTGACTGTGATCCGGGGATCGACGACGCCGTCGCCCTGGCCTACCTCGCCGCGCGCGACGAGGTGGAGATCGTCGGTGTCGGTGCGGTGTTCGGCAACAACAGCGTCGACGTCACCGCGGACAACGCCCTGCGGCTGCTCGACCTGTACGGGCGCCCGGGTGTCCCGGTCGCCGTCGGCGCCGGCCGGCCGCTGGTGCAGGAGCCCCGCCTGGCCGAGCACGTCCACGGCGGCAACGGGCTGGGCGACGTCGAGCTGCCCGCGCCCTCGGGCAAGCCCGTGCGGGAGTCGGCCGCCGAGCTGCTGGTGAACCTGGTGCGCGCCGCCCCCGGCGAGATCGACGTGCTCGCGGTGGGCCCGCTGACCAACCTGGCGATCGCGATCGGCCTGGAGCCGGAGCTGCCGCGCCTGGTGCGCCGCCTCGTCGTGATGGGCGGCGCCGTCAGGGCGCCGGGCAACGTGTCCTCGCACGCCGAGGCCAACATCAACAACGACCCCGAGGCCGCGGAGGCCGTGTTCGCGGCCGGGTTCGACCTGGACCTGGTGGCGCTGGACATCACCATGGAGACCGTGGCCACGCCGGAGTGGCTGGCGGCGCTCAAGGAGGTGCCGGGCGAGCGCGCCGAGCGCACCTCGGCCTTCCTCGACTTCTACTCGGACTTCTACGCGGGGCTCTTCGGCGTCCGCCAGTGCGCGATGCACGACCCGCTGGCCGCCGCCGTCCTCGTCGACCCGCACCTGGTGACCGGTGCCTACGAGACGCCGCTGCGCGTGGAGCTGTCCGGGGGCCTGACCCGCGGCATGACCGTCGCCGACCTGCGTCCGCGCCCTGCGCGCGACGAGCGCCGTCCCGCCCGGGTCATCACCGGTGTGGCGGAGGAGGAGTTCCTGGGCCGGATGCTCGACGCCCTGCGCTAG
- a CDS encoding response regulator has product MGDESTTFSDGDAVPRVVIVDDHRLFRSGVRGELGDAVEVVGEADDVDSAVHVIGEQRPDLVLLDVHLPGGGGVEVLRRVLAQHPQIRFLALSVSDAAEDVIGVVRGGARGYVTKTISGAELARAIVRVADGDAVFSPRLAGFVLDAFSATDAPPVDPELDRLTQREREVLRHIARGYAYKEVAKELFISVKTVETHVSSVLRKLQLSNRHELSRWATARRLV; this is encoded by the coding sequence GTGGGAGACGAGAGCACGACCTTCAGCGACGGAGACGCGGTGCCCCGCGTCGTGATCGTGGACGACCACCGGCTGTTCCGCAGCGGGGTCCGCGGCGAACTCGGCGACGCGGTCGAGGTCGTCGGTGAGGCCGACGACGTCGACAGCGCGGTGCACGTCATCGGTGAGCAGCGGCCCGACCTGGTCCTGCTCGACGTCCACCTGCCGGGCGGCGGAGGCGTGGAGGTGCTGCGCCGCGTCCTGGCACAGCACCCGCAGATCCGGTTCCTGGCGCTCTCGGTCTCCGACGCCGCCGAGGACGTCATCGGCGTGGTGCGCGGCGGCGCGCGCGGCTACGTCACCAAGACCATCTCCGGTGCGGAGCTCGCGCGGGCGATCGTCCGGGTCGCCGACGGCGACGCGGTGTTCTCGCCCCGCCTGGCGGGGTTCGTGCTCGACGCCTTCTCCGCCACCGACGCCCCGCCGGTCGACCCCGAACTGGACCGCCTCACCCAGCGCGAGCGCGAGGTGCTGCGGCACATCGCCCGCGGCTACGCGTACAAGGAAGTGGCCAAGGAGCTGTTCATCTCCGTCAAGACGGTGGAGACGCACGTGTCCTCGGTACTGCGCAAGCTCCAGCTGTCCAACCGCCACGAGCTCAGCCGCTGGGCGACCGCCCGCCGCCTGGTCTGA
- a CDS encoding ATP-binding protein, whose protein sequence is MAATASDTPRLTRAVDGRLLFGVASGLARHLGVDPVVVRLAFMCLSIGGMGIAVYIALYFFVPNEPTKEDTATLDDPTARKGRDVSQLVAYTGLAAGLGTLFLLFGGVFDPLLWFVVFGALGAAILWQQANPAQRDEWMSSTVHRVGGKGLMRAGAGILLIVVGVIGFLAFQQQLQDARAGLTFAFTLIAGVSLVVAPWIIGLIRDRDLERRERIRNAERAELAAHIHDSVLHTLTLIQRRADDPREVQRLARVQERALRTWLYRRPADADTTVSPALERVAAEVEEEHGVPIEVVCVGDCPMDDSLGAVLRAAREAMVNAAKYAETSSISVFGEVEPEEVLVFVRDRGAGFDLESVPEDRMGVRGSILGRMDRHGGSARIRTAPGEGTEVQLRMPRTPES, encoded by the coding sequence GTGGCAGCAACGGCCTCGGACACCCCGCGACTGACCCGCGCGGTGGACGGCAGACTCCTCTTCGGCGTCGCGTCGGGCCTGGCCAGGCACCTGGGCGTCGACCCCGTGGTCGTACGCCTCGCCTTCATGTGCCTGTCGATCGGCGGCATGGGCATCGCCGTCTACATCGCCCTGTACTTCTTCGTGCCCAACGAGCCGACGAAGGAGGACACGGCGACCCTGGACGACCCCACCGCGCGCAAGGGCCGCGACGTGTCGCAACTCGTCGCCTACACCGGGCTCGCCGCCGGACTGGGAACCCTGTTCCTGCTCTTCGGCGGCGTGTTCGACCCCCTGCTGTGGTTCGTGGTCTTCGGCGCCCTGGGCGCCGCGATCCTCTGGCAGCAGGCCAACCCCGCCCAGCGCGACGAGTGGATGTCCAGCACGGTCCACCGCGTCGGCGGCAAGGGCCTGATGCGCGCCGGCGCCGGCATCCTCCTCATCGTCGTGGGCGTCATCGGCTTCCTGGCCTTCCAACAGCAGCTCCAGGACGCCCGCGCCGGACTGACCTTCGCCTTCACCCTCATCGCGGGCGTGTCCCTGGTCGTCGCGCCGTGGATCATCGGCCTGATTCGCGACCGCGACCTGGAGCGCCGCGAACGCATCCGCAACGCCGAACGCGCAGAACTCGCCGCGCACATCCACGACTCCGTCCTGCACACCCTGACCCTGATCCAGCGCCGCGCCGACGACCCGCGCGAGGTGCAGCGCCTCGCCCGCGTCCAGGAGCGCGCCCTGCGCACCTGGCTCTACCGGCGGCCGGCCGACGCCGACACCACCGTCTCGCCCGCGCTCGAACGCGTGGCGGCCGAGGTCGAGGAGGAGCACGGCGTCCCCATCGAGGTCGTGTGCGTGGGCGACTGCCCCATGGACGACTCGCTGGGCGCGGTCCTGCGCGCGGCCCGTGAGGCGATGGTCAACGCCGCCAAGTACGCCGAGACGTCCTCGATCTCGGTGTTCGGCGAGGTCGAACCGGAGGAGGTGCTGGTGTTCGTCCGCGACCGCGGCGCCGGGTTCGACCTGGAGTCCGTCCCGGAGGACCGGATGGGGGTGCGCGGCTCCATCCTCGGCCGGATGGACCGCCACGGGGGTTCGGCGCGCATCCGTACCGCCCCCGGCGAGGGCACCGAGGTCCAGCTGCGCATGCCGCGCACCCCGGAATCCTGA
- a CDS encoding PspC domain-containing protein has protein sequence MTDTPSPAGAGEGPPPPETPGATGAGAGGGEPGAAPARELRKSDDRVIAGVCGGLGRYTNIDPVVWRTGFVLTAFAGGAGLLLYVAAWMLMRDSQGGPATIEQMLDRGIPSRAVVKLLAVGLAVMTAFSLLGGFSWGTLLLAVPLVLGVLAARNRGIDLRGSFTGLRDDLRTHAPPPTPPSPEPAAAYYNPAQPWATAPPGPVDLAVVSERTSRPGGAEPNGHEDEGGNGDGNGPDGYGDGHGGTSRSRRQRCGAPLGSLALWTLVAMAVVVPIGVYGWDSSLWSADTARLLLGPESGVYFLAAALAVVGLYALVGTWVGNPSGLMFLGLTVALVLAAASVTDLTRIRVGAATWEPTTVAELEGGDHRLTVGGATLDLTGLTDLERGESADVDVRVGVGVTEIVVPDDVRVELTSRIGFGAVDVDPESQETDVIGPRVDDESVVEPVPNGGESEDGGNSGDGDEAGPPTIRINADTSVGVVEVQHGEA, from the coding sequence ATGACGGACACACCGTCGCCTGCCGGGGCGGGCGAGGGGCCCCCTCCGCCGGAGACGCCCGGCGCCACGGGCGCCGGAGCGGGGGGCGGGGAGCCGGGAGCGGCGCCCGCGCGGGAACTCCGCAAGTCCGACGACCGTGTGATCGCGGGCGTGTGCGGCGGTCTGGGCCGGTACACGAACATCGACCCGGTCGTGTGGCGGACCGGGTTCGTGCTGACGGCGTTCGCCGGCGGCGCGGGGCTGCTGCTCTACGTCGCGGCGTGGATGTTGATGCGCGACTCCCAGGGCGGTCCCGCGACCATCGAGCAGATGCTCGACCGCGGCATCCCGTCCCGGGCGGTCGTGAAGCTGCTCGCGGTGGGCCTGGCCGTGATGACGGCGTTCAGCCTGTTGGGCGGTTTCAGCTGGGGAACCCTGCTGCTGGCGGTCCCGCTGGTGCTGGGGGTGCTGGCCGCGCGCAACCGGGGCATCGACCTGCGCGGATCGTTCACGGGTCTGCGCGACGACCTGCGCACGCACGCGCCGCCGCCGACGCCTCCCTCACCTGAGCCCGCCGCGGCCTACTACAACCCCGCGCAGCCGTGGGCGACCGCGCCGCCCGGTCCGGTGGACCTGGCCGTCGTGTCCGAGCGCACGTCGCGGCCCGGCGGCGCGGAGCCGAACGGCCATGAGGACGAGGGCGGCAACGGGGACGGGAACGGCCCGGACGGGTACGGGGACGGCCACGGGGGCACGTCCCGGAGCAGGCGGCAGCGCTGCGGTGCTCCGCTGGGCTCGCTCGCCCTGTGGACGCTCGTCGCCATGGCGGTCGTCGTCCCGATCGGCGTGTACGGCTGGGACTCGTCCCTGTGGAGCGCGGACACGGCCAGGCTGCTGCTGGGACCGGAGAGCGGGGTGTACTTCCTCGCCGCCGCCCTGGCCGTGGTCGGACTCTACGCCCTGGTCGGGACGTGGGTCGGCAACCCTTCCGGGCTGATGTTCCTGGGGCTGACGGTCGCCCTGGTGCTGGCCGCGGCGTCGGTGACCGATCTGACGCGGATCCGGGTCGGTGCCGCCACTTGGGAACCGACCACGGTCGCCGAGCTGGAGGGGGGCGACCACCGGCTGACCGTCGGGGGCGCCACCCTGGACCTGACCGGGCTGACCGACCTGGAGCGCGGGGAGTCCGCCGACGTCGACGTGCGGGTGGGCGTGGGCGTCACGGAGATCGTCGTGCCCGACGACGTCCGCGTCGAGTTGACGTCGCGGATCGGATTCGGGGCGGTGGACGTCGACCCGGAGTCCCAGGAGACCGACGTGATCGGCCCCCGCGTCGACGACGAGTCCGTGGTCGAGCCGGTGCCGAACGGTGGGGAGAGCGAGGACGGCGGGAACAGCGGGGACGGCGACGAGGCCGGTCCACCGACGATCAGGATCAACGCCGACACGAGCGTCGGAGTTGTGGAGGTACAGCATGGCGAGGCGTAG
- the rsmA gene encoding 16S rRNA (adenine(1518)-N(6)/adenine(1519)-N(6))-dimethyltransferase RsmA, with amino-acid sequence MWVTQTPADDPADQSRLLTPADVRELAGRLGIRPTKTLGQNFVIDHGTVRRIVRVAGVTDDDVVVEVGPGLGSLTLALLPHVRHVTAIEIDPALAEALAGTVAEHAPGLTDRLTVVPGDAMRIAEVPGPAPTALVANLPYNVSVPVLLHLLELLPSLRRVLVMVQSEVADRITATPGGRIYGVPSAKVAWYAHARRAGAVGRNVFWPAPNVDSGLVELVRRPAPDTEAPRKEVFAVIDAAFAQRRKTLRAALAGWAGSAPAAETALRAAGVDPSARGESLGIDEFAAIAKHRPARQAP; translated from the coding sequence GTGTGGGTGACACAGACACCCGCCGACGACCCCGCTGACCAGTCCCGCCTGCTCACTCCCGCCGACGTGCGCGAGCTGGCCGGACGCCTCGGAATCCGGCCCACCAAGACCCTGGGCCAGAACTTCGTGATCGACCACGGCACGGTCCGGCGGATCGTCAGGGTCGCGGGCGTCACCGACGACGACGTCGTGGTGGAGGTCGGTCCCGGACTCGGCTCGCTCACCCTGGCCCTGCTCCCGCACGTGCGCCACGTGACCGCGATCGAGATCGACCCGGCCCTGGCCGAGGCCCTGGCGGGCACCGTCGCCGAGCACGCCCCCGGGCTCACCGACCGGCTCACCGTCGTCCCCGGCGACGCGATGCGCATCGCCGAGGTCCCGGGCCCCGCGCCCACCGCGCTGGTCGCCAACCTGCCCTACAACGTGTCCGTGCCCGTGCTGCTGCACCTGCTCGAACTCCTGCCGTCGCTGCGGCGCGTGCTCGTCATGGTCCAGTCCGAGGTGGCCGACCGGATCACCGCCACCCCCGGGGGCCGGATCTACGGTGTCCCCTCCGCCAAGGTCGCCTGGTACGCGCACGCCCGCCGGGCGGGCGCGGTCGGCCGCAACGTGTTCTGGCCGGCGCCCAACGTCGACTCCGGGCTCGTCGAACTGGTCCGCCGCCCCGCACCCGACACCGAGGCCCCCCGCAAGGAGGTCTTCGCGGTGATCGACGCCGCCTTCGCCCAGCGCCGCAAGACGCTGCGCGCGGCCCTGGCCGGATGGGCGGGCTCGGCGCCCGCCGCGGAGACCGCGCTGCGGGCCGCCGGGGTCGACCCCTCCGCACGCGGGGAGTCCCTGGGCATCGACGAGTTCGCCGCCATCGCGAAACACCGGCCGGCGCGCCAGGCCCCCTGA
- a CDS encoding resuscitation-promoting factor, whose protein sequence is MPVLAAAAAGLLAATAGGTAFAMDKAVVLDTNGDERTVHTFGGTVADVLDSAGIEPAEEDVVAPPLDTPVGEGDHVLVRSPRDLTVDLDGHELSHQVIAADLGEALHQIGLDPESVELSASQGTAIPEEGLSVSAARAPRMAVMYDTVRTETRTTGATVADVLDAAGVTVGEHDVVTPGPDEPAVPDMVVEVLPVLTEPVTEEVVIEAETEERDDPDLPQGEREVVTEPEDGLREVTTATVLRGGEEVEHRLSEEVVTAPVDGLVLVGTKAEEAGTPPAGGGEAAGLNWSALAQCESGGDPTAVNSAGGYYGLYQFSTASWQSVGGTGLPSEAGAGEQTQRAQQLYNAVGGNWQSQWPHCGARLFD, encoded by the coding sequence ATGCCCGTTCTGGCGGCCGCCGCCGCCGGACTCCTGGCCGCGACCGCGGGCGGGACCGCCTTCGCCATGGACAAGGCCGTCGTCCTCGACACCAACGGCGACGAGCGGACCGTGCACACCTTCGGCGGCACCGTCGCCGACGTCCTGGACTCCGCCGGCATCGAGCCCGCCGAGGAGGACGTCGTCGCCCCGCCCCTGGACACACCCGTCGGCGAGGGCGACCACGTCCTGGTCCGATCGCCCCGCGACCTCACCGTCGACCTCGACGGACACGAGCTCTCCCACCAGGTCATCGCCGCCGACCTCGGCGAGGCCCTGCACCAGATCGGCCTCGACCCCGAGTCGGTGGAGCTCTCCGCGTCCCAGGGCACCGCCATTCCGGAGGAGGGGCTCTCGGTGTCCGCCGCACGCGCCCCGCGCATGGCCGTCATGTACGACACCGTCCGCACCGAGACCCGCACCACCGGCGCGACCGTCGCCGACGTCCTCGACGCCGCGGGGGTCACCGTCGGCGAGCACGACGTCGTCACGCCCGGACCGGACGAGCCCGCCGTCCCCGACATGGTCGTCGAGGTCCTGCCCGTGCTCACCGAACCGGTCACCGAGGAGGTGGTCATCGAGGCCGAGACCGAGGAGCGCGACGACCCCGACCTGCCCCAGGGCGAGCGCGAGGTGGTCACCGAGCCCGAGGACGGGCTCAGGGAGGTCACCACCGCCACGGTCCTGCGCGGCGGCGAGGAGGTCGAGCACCGACTGTCGGAGGAGGTCGTCACCGCACCCGTCGACGGGCTCGTCCTGGTCGGTACCAAGGCGGAGGAGGCCGGCACACCGCCGGCCGGGGGCGGGGAGGCCGCGGGGCTCAACTGGTCAGCGCTCGCCCAGTGCGAGTCCGGCGGCGATCCCACGGCGGTCAACTCCGCGGGCGGCTACTACGGCCTCTACCAGTTCAGCACCGCCAGCTGGCAGTCGGTCGGCGGCACCGGCCTGCCCTCCGAGGCCGGCGCGGGCGAGCAGACCCAGCGGGCCCAGCAGCTCTACAACGCCGTGGGCGGGAACTGGCAGAGCCAGTGGCCCCACTGCGGCGCGCGCCTGTTCGACTGA
- a CDS encoding CaiB/BaiF CoA transferase family protein, translating to MGPLHGIRVVEFTGIGPAPMAGMLLADLGADVVRLDRPAAAEAMTAGTAGPHMSEGRAVLGADLKSDEGRALARDLVTRADVLLEGFRPGVMERLGLGPATCLDLNPRLVYTRVTGWGQDGPLARTAGHDMNYVSVNGALHSIGRAGGPPVPPVNLLGDFAGGTMFAVTGTLAALVERRRSGRGQVVDAAMVDGSALLMSMVYEDRARGSWTDERGTNYLDTGAPWYDVYECSDGRHVAVGCIEPQFYAAFLAGTGLSGEDLPDQWDRDGWPRLRARFAEVLRTRTRDEWAAVFEGVDACVTAVLAPGEAPDHPHVRARGTLTDQDGRIVPGPAPRFDRTPGGVTRGRPLPDARETLKDWGMDL from the coding sequence ATGGGACCCCTGCACGGCATCCGCGTCGTCGAGTTCACCGGGATCGGCCCGGCACCGATGGCCGGCATGCTCCTCGCCGACCTCGGTGCCGACGTCGTCCGCCTGGACCGGCCCGCGGCGGCCGAGGCGATGACCGCCGGCACCGCCGGGCCCCACATGAGCGAGGGCCGCGCCGTCCTGGGCGCCGACCTCAAGTCCGACGAGGGCCGCGCGCTGGCCCGCGACCTCGTCACCCGCGCCGACGTCCTGCTGGAGGGGTTCCGCCCCGGTGTGATGGAACGGCTCGGGCTCGGCCCCGCCACGTGCCTGGACCTCAACCCTCGCCTGGTCTACACGCGGGTGACCGGCTGGGGGCAGGACGGCCCGCTCGCCCGCACCGCCGGGCACGACATGAACTACGTCTCCGTCAACGGCGCGCTGCACTCGATCGGCCGCGCGGGCGGGCCGCCCGTGCCCCCGGTCAACCTGCTGGGCGACTTCGCCGGGGGCACCATGTTCGCCGTCACCGGGACCCTCGCCGCCCTGGTCGAGCGCCGGCGCTCCGGCCGCGGACAGGTCGTCGACGCCGCCATGGTCGACGGCAGCGCCCTGCTGATGTCGATGGTCTACGAGGACCGCGCCCGCGGGTCGTGGACCGACGAACGCGGCACCAACTACCTCGACACCGGGGCGCCCTGGTACGACGTCTACGAGTGCTCCGACGGCCGGCACGTGGCCGTCGGCTGCATCGAACCGCAGTTCTACGCCGCCTTCCTGGCGGGGACGGGCCTGTCCGGGGAGGACCTGCCCGACCAGTGGGACCGTGACGGCTGGCCCCGTCTGCGGGCGCGGTTCGCCGAGGTGCTGCGCACCCGCACCCGCGACGAGTGGGCCGCGGTGTTCGAGGGCGTGGACGCCTGTGTGACCGCCGTCCTGGCACCGGGCGAGGCCCCGGACCACCCCCACGTCCGCGCCCGCGGGACCCTCACCGACCAGGACGGCCGGATCGTCCCCGGGCCGGCCCCGCGCTTCGACCGCACCCCCGGCGGCGTCACCCGGGGCCGCCCCCTCCCCGACGCCCGGGAGACCCTGAAGGACTGGGGTATGGACCTCTGA
- a CDS encoding STAS domain-containing protein, which yields MPDLTILSTLHDTGRVLALNGEIDMATEQRFQEAVTEALTTQPHGRVVLDCADLRFIDSSGLRVLIRAHKTAREQQAVLAIAAPVHRILQTLRVTSLDTRIPVFTTVAEALSAPQMR from the coding sequence ATGCCCGACCTGACCATCCTCTCCACGCTGCACGACACCGGGCGGGTGCTGGCGCTCAACGGAGAGATCGACATGGCCACCGAGCAACGCTTCCAGGAGGCGGTCACCGAGGCGCTCACCACGCAGCCCCACGGCCGTGTGGTCCTGGACTGCGCCGACCTGCGCTTCATCGACTCCAGCGGCCTGCGCGTGCTGATCCGCGCGCACAAGACCGCCCGGGAGCAGCAGGCCGTCCTGGCGATCGCCGCCCCGGTCCACCGCATTCTGCAGACCCTGCGCGTGACCTCGCTCGACACGCGCATCCCCGTCTTCACGACGGTCGCCGAGGCCCTGTCCGCGCCCCAGATGCGCTGA